One stretch of Phocoena phocoena chromosome 10, mPhoPho1.1, whole genome shotgun sequence DNA includes these proteins:
- the FAM240A gene encoding protein FAM240A, which yields MNNQYVRREVFCRNTCDELKRFWEREIGKQTYYRESEEHRLGRSALGKLREEWKQKLETKLRLRNNSDETEKRANVGQELH from the exons ATGAACAATCAGTACGTCCGCCGGGAGGTCTTCTGCCGGAACACCTGTGACGAGCTCAAACGCTTCTGGGAAAGAGAAATTGGCAAACAGACTTACTACCGAGAATCAGAAGAGCATCGCCTGGGAAGAAGTGCGCTGGGAAA gCTCAGAGAAGAATGGAAgcagaaactggaaacaaagcTGAGACTACGGAACAATTCAGATGAGACAGAAAAGCGGGCCAATGTTGGCCAAGAGCTTCACTGA